One genomic region from Pristis pectinata isolate sPriPec2 chromosome X, sPriPec2.1.pri, whole genome shotgun sequence encodes:
- the rdh5 gene encoding retinol dehydrogenase 5, translating into MWLYLLCAVFLLTVGWFIRDRQKIRDVKDKYVLITGCDTGFGNLLAKCLDRQGFRVLAGCLTQKGVDTMHRSSSSRLKAILLDVTDDINIQKAADWVQAQVGEKGIWGLVNNAGRSIPVGPTEWLKMEDYHKVLNVNLLGLMEVTLTFLPLVKKARGRVVNVASVMGRISFAGGGYCLSKCGVESFSDSLRRDMQYFGVQVSIIEPGFFKTAVTNLESIENDLQRLWDRLSPEVRESYGQKYFEKYLKVQRFCLNTLCDSDLSKVTNCMEHALTAQHPRTRYTAGWDAKLFWIPLSYMPTFLSDFLLSAIVPRPSQSV; encoded by the exons ATGTGGCTGTACCTCTTGTGCGCTGTCTTCCTCCTTACCGTTGGATGGTTTATCAGGGATCGCCAAAAGATCCGAGATGTCAAAGACAAGTACGTTCTCATCACTGGATGTGACACAGGTTTTGGCAACCTTCTGGCAAAGTGCCTGGACCGTCAAGGATTCCGTGTCCTTGCCGGCTGCCTGACCCAAAAAGGAGTGGACACCATGCACAGGAGCAGCTCATCCAGACTTAAAGCCATCCTGCTTGATGTGACTGACGACATCAACATCCAGAAAGCAGCGGACTGGGTCCAGGCACAGGTGGGAGAGAAAG GTATCTGGGGATTGGTCAACAATGCAGGCAGATCTATTCCCGTTGGTCCAACAGAATGGCTGAAGATGGAGGATTACCATAAAGTCCTGAATGTGAATTTGCTGGGATTGATGGAAGTGACACTCACCTTCCTCCCATTGGTCAAGAAGGCCAGGGGACGGGTGGTGAATGTGGCCAGTGTGATGGGGAGGATATCATTTGCAGGAGGTGGATACTGCCTCTCCAAGTGTGGAGTGGAGTCTTTCTCTGACAGTCTGAG acgGGACATGCAATACTTTGGTGTTCAGGTTAGCATCATCGAGCCCGGATTCTTCAAAACAGCTGTGACAAACCTGGAGAGCATTGAGAATGACCTGCAGAGACTGTGGGATAGGCTGTCTCCTGAAGTCCGTGAGAGTTATGGACAGAAATACTTTGAAAAGT ATCTGAAGGTCCAGAGGTTTTGCTTGAACACATTATGTGACAGTGACCTGTCCAAAGTCACCAACTGCATGGAGCACGCACTCACTGCCCAACATCCGCGCACGCGGTACACAGCTGGCTGGGACGCCAAGTTGTTCTGGATTCCGCTTTCGTACATGCCGACGTTTCTTAGTGACTTCCTGCTCTCTGCCATAGTGCCAAGGCCTTCCCAGAGCGTCTGA